One window of the Chitinophaga niabensis genome contains the following:
- a CDS encoding helix-turn-helix domain-containing protein translates to MEHKALHQPFELYVSDMDCWHERPLIYHFFEIVQILEGEGTREVNRNRFPYQKGSIFLFTPLDCRGFDISIPTRFCSIRFSEVFLAQFKNAQDRERIAQWLKQLEHIFAHHNRFQELLIKRPGDCKMISALIGNMVQEYEEKQSYHEENLQHFVTLILNILARNVTEDAETTATGLEPEPLINRMLVHIRQHINDPEKLRVEYLAASFNLSANYVGEYFRKFTGESLQHYITQYKIKLVQQRLAYSTMTIGQIADELGFTDESHLSRQFKKHNGVSPVEYRKNKSQKN, encoded by the coding sequence ATGGAGCATAAAGCGTTACACCAGCCATTTGAGTTGTATGTGTCAGATATGGATTGCTGGCATGAGCGCCCCCTGATCTATCATTTCTTTGAGATCGTGCAGATCCTGGAAGGAGAGGGCACCCGGGAAGTGAACCGCAACAGGTTCCCTTATCAGAAGGGAAGCATCTTTCTTTTTACGCCATTGGACTGCCGGGGATTTGATATCTCCATCCCCACACGTTTCTGTTCCATCCGTTTCTCAGAAGTTTTCCTGGCACAGTTCAAAAATGCACAGGACCGCGAAAGGATCGCGCAATGGCTTAAACAACTCGAACACATCTTTGCACATCATAACCGTTTCCAGGAACTGCTGATCAAAAGACCGGGAGATTGTAAGATGATCTCCGCACTCATAGGAAATATGGTACAGGAATATGAGGAAAAACAATCCTACCATGAAGAGAACCTGCAACATTTTGTAACCCTGATCCTGAACATCCTTGCGCGTAACGTAACAGAGGATGCAGAAACAACGGCTACCGGGCTGGAGCCGGAACCCCTGATCAACAGGATGCTGGTACATATCCGCCAGCATATTAATGATCCTGAAAAACTGCGGGTAGAATATCTGGCTGCAAGCTTTAATCTCTCCGCTAATTATGTGGGGGAATATTTCAGGAAGTTCACAGGAGAAAGCCTGCAGCATTACATTACACAGTATAAGATAAAGCTGGTACAGCAACGGCTGGCTTACAGCACGATGACCATTGGCCAGATAGCAGATGAACTGGGCTTTACAGATGAAAGTCATCTGAGCAGGCAGTTCAAAAAACATAACGGTGTGAGCCCGGTTGAATACAGGAAAAATAAAAGCCAAAAGAACTGA
- a CDS encoding RagB/SusD family nutrient uptake outer membrane protein codes for MKKIIHHYYNYTTWALLLLLSGIVSCKSDKDFLMEKPTTFYTVENAYSTSAQIDQSLVAIYSQLRDLWANPSEEGWIFVFRGNGTDMYDVASIRRGATFNNYGLINPDNGTFFNFYSTWYQLIARANLAISAADLPQISWATPADKAYALAQARFFRAFAYRNLGEIFGGVPIVTQPSTVPQYNFKRSTRVETYQFAIDELLAIENDLPVTTTAGGRLVRGAAQHNLCELYLALGTQLAAESKTTEANAAFAQSIAYGNKVIDGGTFSLMKNRFGARSTEAQGNVYWDLFQEKNVNYQDGNKECIWAIQIDYAAYRAEDGKSKLPYSRTYSPVFRDGAKDHLTGTAENVGGRGIAQMIPTMYTRDEIYAGQWAADMRNSDIVFRRNFIGNVASSPYFGQIVPWNVIYNGSADPVTNMNNRSLCYPVSCKIATDKYTGIADGENMSNLFRDDYFIRLSETILLRAEAKQRSGNKQGAADDVNLLRDRANCTYRVTAADMDDNFNLILDERARELVYEECRWNTLLRMGGTIAVDRIKKYAYWPEAKATLTFNYNLWPIPQTVIDTNKDEKLEQNQGWQR; via the coding sequence ATGAAAAAGATCATTCATCATTATTATAATTATACTACCTGGGCATTGCTGCTATTGTTGTCAGGGATCGTAAGCTGTAAATCAGATAAGGATTTCCTTATGGAGAAACCGACTACCTTCTACACAGTTGAAAATGCCTACTCCACTTCCGCCCAGATAGACCAGTCACTGGTTGCCATCTATTCCCAGCTGCGCGACCTTTGGGCAAACCCTTCGGAAGAAGGCTGGATCTTTGTATTCCGCGGAAATGGAACGGATATGTACGATGTGGCCAGTATCAGAAGAGGGGCTACTTTCAACAACTATGGTCTCATCAATCCGGATAACGGTACTTTCTTTAATTTTTACAGCACCTGGTACCAACTGATCGCCAGAGCAAACCTGGCGATATCGGCTGCGGACCTTCCACAGATCTCATGGGCTACCCCGGCTGATAAAGCATATGCTTTAGCGCAGGCCAGGTTCTTCCGTGCATTTGCTTACCGTAACCTGGGAGAGATCTTTGGTGGTGTACCTATTGTAACACAGCCATCCACTGTGCCGCAGTATAATTTTAAAAGATCTACCCGCGTAGAAACATACCAGTTCGCGATAGATGAACTGCTGGCTATTGAAAACGACCTTCCGGTTACAACAACCGCCGGAGGCCGTTTAGTAAGAGGTGCCGCACAGCATAATCTTTGCGAACTCTATCTTGCCCTGGGTACACAACTGGCAGCAGAATCAAAAACAACAGAGGCCAATGCTGCCTTTGCACAATCCATCGCATACGGCAATAAGGTGATAGACGGTGGTACCTTCTCCCTGATGAAGAACCGCTTTGGTGCAAGAAGTACGGAAGCGCAGGGGAATGTATACTGGGACCTTTTCCAGGAAAAGAACGTGAACTACCAGGATGGCAATAAAGAATGCATCTGGGCTATACAGATCGATTATGCAGCGTACAGAGCTGAAGATGGTAAATCCAAACTCCCTTATTCCCGTACTTATAGTCCTGTTTTCCGTGATGGTGCAAAAGACCACCTGACCGGAACAGCAGAGAATGTAGGAGGAAGGGGTATTGCGCAGATGATACCTACCATGTACACCCGCGATGAAATATATGCAGGGCAGTGGGCGGCAGATATGCGTAATTCAGATATCGTATTCCGCAGGAACTTTATCGGAAACGTGGCTTCTTCTCCTTACTTCGGCCAGATCGTTCCCTGGAACGTGATATACAATGGCAGTGCAGATCCTGTTACCAATATGAACAACAGGAGCCTTTGCTATCCTGTATCCTGCAAGATCGCCACAGATAAATACACTGGTATAGCTGATGGCGAGAACATGAGCAATCTGTTCAGGGATGATTATTTCATCCGCCTGTCTGAAACTATCCTCCTGCGTGCAGAAGCCAAACAACGCAGCGGAAATAAACAAGGGGCGGCTGATGACGTGAATTTGCTGAGGGACCGCGCTAACTGTACTTACAGAGTAACGGCAGCGGATATGGACGATAACTTCAATCTTATCCTGGATGAACGTGCCCGTGAGCTGGTATATGAAGAATGCCGCTGGAATACTTTGCTGCGGATGGGTGGAACCATTGCGGTAGACCGCATTAAAAAATACGCTTACTGGCCTGAAGCAAAGGCAACCCTTACTTTCAATTATAACCTGTGGCCTATCCCGCAAACCGTCATCGATACCAATAAAGATGAGAAGCTGGAGCAAAATCAGGGCTGGCAGCGATAA
- a CDS encoding glycoside hydrolase family 43 protein has protein sequence MNPIIQHKFTADPTVVSHNGTVYLYTGHDEAPIGSQEYVMKEWLCFSSTDLLNWREHPSPLKATDFSWAKGDAYASKVIHHERKFYWYAAVTHATIDGKAIGVAQADNPAGPFTDARGTALITSLNTINGGDNFDPTVLIDDDGRAYIFWGKQQCYYAELKKNMIELQSPVRTIQLPEFQEGAHIHKRNGWYYLSYGYGFPEKVAYMMSRSIHGPWEFKGILNEIAGNCETNRPAILDFKGGTYFFYHNGGLEKGDSHHRSVCIDVLHYNEDDTIQRVAMTSEGISG, from the coding sequence ATGAACCCTATTATCCAACATAAATTCACGGCAGACCCAACTGTTGTTTCCCACAATGGCACCGTATATCTGTATACCGGCCACGATGAAGCGCCGATAGGTTCGCAGGAATATGTGATGAAGGAATGGTTATGCTTTTCCTCCACAGACCTGCTGAACTGGAGGGAACACCCCAGCCCCCTGAAAGCCACTGATTTTTCCTGGGCTAAAGGAGATGCATACGCTTCAAAGGTGATCCACCATGAGCGGAAGTTTTACTGGTATGCAGCCGTAACCCACGCCACTATTGATGGCAAAGCCATTGGTGTGGCACAGGCAGATAATCCTGCAGGGCCGTTTACAGATGCGCGCGGTACTGCATTGATCACGTCGTTGAATACGATCAATGGTGGTGATAATTTCGATCCCACCGTGCTGATAGATGATGATGGCAGGGCCTATATCTTCTGGGGTAAACAGCAATGTTACTATGCAGAGCTGAAGAAGAATATGATAGAACTGCAAAGCCCTGTCAGAACTATTCAGCTGCCGGAATTCCAGGAAGGTGCGCATATCCATAAGAGGAATGGCTGGTATTATTTATCTTATGGCTACGGCTTCCCGGAAAAGGTGGCTTATATGATGAGCCGTAGTATTCACGGCCCCTGGGAGTTCAAAGGCATCCTCAATGAAATTGCCGGTAACTGTGAAACCAACAGGCCCGCCATCCTTGATTTCAAAGGCGGTACTTACTTCTTCTATCATAATGGCGGGCTTGAAAAAGGCGACAGTCATCATCGCTCCGTGTGCATCGATGTATTGCATTATAATGAAGATGATACGATTCAACGGGTAGCCATGACTTCAGAAGGCATCTCCGGGTAA
- a CDS encoding alkene reductase, whose translation MRLKEKLLSSLITPSITLRNRVVMAPMSRRRSENGIPGNSVAVYYGQRAGAGLIIAENTAVAANGVGYLHAPGIYNTTQQAAWKKVVEEVHARNGKIFIQLVHTGRIGHPLNQEGAVPLVAPSALTAAEIIRTPGGIHLPATQPEALSTAGAQDMIKAHIQAAVTAIEVGFDGVEIHGAHGFLPEQFLHPRTNQRTDQYGGSIANRSRFLLEIMEGVAAAIGKERTGVRLSPFAILNDLPAYEEEEATHQYIIDALREMDILYIHLSSQASSIPKSYIQDVRKRFHNLLILAGDYTAASAEAALQENLADLIAFGRPFISNPDLVERFRHNVPLAAANKETFYEGGDKGYIDYPEMPSEVMATR comes from the coding sequence ATGCGTTTAAAAGAAAAGCTGCTTTCTTCCCTCATTACACCTTCCATTACTTTACGCAATCGTGTGGTAATGGCCCCTATGAGCAGGCGGCGGTCAGAGAATGGTATTCCGGGTAATTCCGTAGCTGTATATTACGGGCAAAGGGCTGGCGCAGGTTTAATTATTGCAGAGAACACCGCTGTGGCGGCAAATGGCGTTGGTTATCTGCATGCACCGGGTATTTATAATACCACGCAGCAGGCGGCATGGAAAAAAGTGGTGGAAGAAGTGCATGCCAGGAATGGAAAGATCTTTATTCAACTGGTACATACAGGCCGTATAGGGCATCCGCTGAACCAGGAAGGAGCTGTTCCGTTAGTAGCACCTTCCGCCCTTACAGCAGCAGAAATCATACGTACGCCCGGAGGTATTCATTTACCTGCCACACAACCGGAAGCCCTGAGCACTGCCGGTGCACAGGATATGATAAAAGCACATATACAGGCTGCTGTTACTGCTATCGAAGTAGGTTTTGACGGCGTGGAAATACATGGTGCCCATGGTTTTTTACCGGAACAATTCCTTCACCCCCGTACCAATCAGAGAACAGATCAATATGGCGGCAGCATTGCGAACCGCAGCCGCTTTCTGTTGGAAATTATGGAAGGGGTGGCAGCAGCTATTGGTAAAGAACGTACCGGAGTGAGGCTTTCACCTTTTGCTATCCTGAATGATCTGCCGGCTTATGAGGAAGAAGAAGCTACACACCAGTATATCATAGATGCTTTACGCGAAATGGATATCCTGTACATCCATCTTTCCAGTCAGGCCTCCTCTATACCCAAGTCATACATACAGGATGTGCGTAAACGTTTCCACAATCTGTTGATCCTGGCAGGTGATTATACAGCTGCTTCTGCTGAAGCCGCTTTACAGGAAAACCTGGCAGACCTCATTGCTTTTGGCAGGCCTTTTATTTCCAATCCTGACCTGGTGGAACGTTTCAGGCACAATGTACCTTTAGCGGCTGCGAATAAAGAAACCTTTTATGAAGGAGGAGATAAGGGATATATCGATTACCCGGAGATGCCTTCTGAAGTCATGGCTACCCGTTGA
- a CDS encoding sigma-70 family RNA polymerase sigma factor, whose translation MSSLPYTDQLLLQEMAAGSEDAFCRLFDHYWNRVYTSAMVLTKSSQMAQDIAQEVFLQLWQNREKAADIQKLDGFLFISARNLIFKKMSRLKLEEAYQHYLTYQARLESGDTSVSTEFKELQTLVELGISQLPPQQQKAFRLSRERGLSHEEISFQMGVSRAAVKDYIVRSLAFLRKYLREHALLATALLSRFL comes from the coding sequence TTGTCCAGTCTACCTTATACTGATCAATTGTTGCTACAGGAGATGGCTGCCGGAAGCGAAGACGCTTTCTGCCGGCTCTTTGATCATTACTGGAACAGGGTATACACCTCTGCAATGGTATTAACAAAGTCATCACAGATGGCGCAGGACATTGCGCAGGAAGTATTTCTTCAGTTATGGCAGAACAGGGAAAAGGCTGCAGACATCCAAAAGCTGGATGGTTTCCTTTTCATCAGTGCCCGTAACCTCATCTTTAAAAAGATGAGCCGGTTAAAACTGGAAGAAGCTTATCAGCATTATCTTACCTATCAGGCAAGGCTTGAATCCGGCGATACTTCCGTGTCCACGGAATTCAAGGAACTGCAAACCCTGGTGGAATTAGGGATCAGCCAGTTACCACCACAGCAGCAAAAAGCTTTCCGCCTTAGCCGTGAAAGGGGCCTCAGCCATGAGGAGATCAGTTTCCAGATGGGTGTTAGCCGTGCGGCTGTAAAAGATTATATCGTCCGTTCCCTCGCTTTCCTCAGAAAATACCTCCGGGAGCATGCCTTACTGGCTACTGCGCTCCTTTCCAGGTTCCTTTAA
- a CDS encoding SusC/RagA family TonB-linked outer membrane protein encodes MKLRFTNSTRSKGLRGLLQSRLWPTGKILLIMKLTAILLFITCLQVSAEGYSQQITINIKNGSLEKVFAQIGKQSGYHFFFNQRLMKDAKKVSLQLKDASFKEALEACFHNQPFNYVIVEQTVVVRKKDEPMPIVNPSLLPAPLILIKGRVTSESGEPLPGATVRLKNSTKGATTDAKGEFSFTLPDGTDVELEVTMLGYKTITLKPENLGNVIIALKEESTTLENFVVIGYGTAKRKDFTGSVSSVRMENSPMASLPNLNALESLKGNVPGLSIGASNSAGDQPTMLLRGKNSINGNNDPLIVLDGTVFLGSLGDINPNDIASFDILKDATSAAAYGSRSANGVIAITTKKGRSGKPSVAFNTSTGIQTWQRRPVMMKGEEWLEVVNARNKYTPGSTNWLKPGEIANRDAGKEINWLDETTRTGLIQSYQAAVSGATSTVNYYLSSSFDQNKSIVVGDDFKRISVLAKLNANITSWLEIGVDGGFSRRDYSGIPADIGGAQIMSPYGVMFRDDKGNLEKYPYTQSLVNPLWGVNDGTRDNKDIRNNYRLNSHLVLKAPWVKGLTYRLNYLLNQDRNQAGDFTYESSFIAEGEGIARYSPAAIQGFLTRATGNINNNSTYSYVIDNILNYKQDFGKHSIDVTAVATRDYTRYEMTRATGTDFAANGNTALGMYGLSKATVQRIEMNGEEKANIGYLGRLSYSYNDKYFFTGSYRRDGASVFGANNKWANFSAAGVAWRISNEEFMKGIRSLNSLKLKVSWGQNGNQSGAPYSTLSTIANGTSGGVRYQFTNTGSAIQYGLFQNALGNSNLGWEKTAAWNAGFESAWLDERLFVDVDLYSSQTTDQIFVRNIPVMTGFKTMRTSMGQVNNKGIEVTVRSVNVRKSNWGWNTSLTFWMNRNRVVNLYGDDLNKDGKEDDDLANNLFIGYPLDPIFGYEQIGIVQADDAEYIAATGAAPGAPKYRDIDKQPGISAGDRKILGNENENFRMSMSNNFNYKNFDLYVMISGTFGGNGYFMRANQAAYLTAGTGRFNDNMTSKPYWTPENKSNIYPSAYFAGDGRFLGLQSRGFVRVQDIVLSYKVNAGLLKRLHVNAAKFFLSAKNVATFTNWHGGDPEEGVTVRQNTFPVPSSYSFGANISF; translated from the coding sequence ATGAAATTAAGATTTACGAATTCCACAAGGTCTAAGGGCCTCCGCGGTCTGTTGCAATCCAGGCTGTGGCCAACCGGAAAAATTCTTCTGATCATGAAGCTAACCGCCATCCTGCTCTTTATTACGTGCCTCCAGGTGAGCGCAGAGGGATATAGCCAGCAGATCACCATTAACATTAAAAATGGTTCGCTGGAAAAAGTGTTTGCACAAATAGGGAAACAAAGTGGCTATCACTTCTTCTTCAACCAGCGGTTGATGAAAGATGCTAAAAAGGTTTCCCTGCAATTGAAGGATGCTTCTTTTAAAGAAGCGCTGGAAGCATGTTTCCACAATCAGCCATTTAATTATGTAATTGTTGAGCAAACTGTAGTGGTGCGCAAAAAGGATGAACCAATGCCAATTGTAAATCCTTCGCTATTGCCGGCGCCACTAATACTGATAAAAGGAAGAGTGACCAGCGAATCGGGGGAACCTTTACCCGGCGCCACCGTTAGGCTGAAGAACAGCACCAAAGGCGCTACCACGGATGCCAAAGGGGAGTTTTCCTTTACCCTGCCCGATGGTACGGACGTGGAACTGGAGGTAACCATGCTGGGTTATAAAACCATTACGCTAAAACCAGAGAACCTGGGCAATGTTATCATCGCACTCAAAGAAGAGTCCACTACCCTGGAGAACTTTGTGGTGATAGGATATGGTACTGCCAAGCGCAAGGACTTCACAGGATCTGTGAGTTCTGTGAGAATGGAGAATTCGCCCATGGCATCGTTACCTAACCTGAATGCACTGGAGTCATTAAAAGGGAATGTACCCGGTTTGAGCATCGGCGCAAGCAATTCCGCCGGAGACCAGCCAACTATGCTATTGCGCGGAAAGAACTCTATTAATGGTAATAATGATCCCTTGATCGTGCTGGATGGAACCGTGTTTTTGGGCAGTCTTGGCGATATTAATCCAAACGACATTGCCAGCTTTGATATCCTTAAGGACGCTACATCAGCAGCTGCATACGGTTCCCGTTCTGCTAATGGTGTAATCGCCATTACCACTAAAAAAGGCCGTTCAGGGAAACCATCTGTTGCTTTCAATACATCAACAGGGATACAAACCTGGCAACGCAGGCCGGTGATGATGAAAGGAGAAGAATGGTTAGAGGTAGTGAACGCACGTAATAAATATACCCCTGGTTCTACCAACTGGCTGAAACCGGGAGAAATAGCTAACAGGGATGCCGGAAAAGAAATCAACTGGCTGGATGAAACTACCCGTACAGGGCTGATCCAAAGCTACCAGGCTGCTGTATCAGGCGCTACGTCCACAGTGAACTATTATCTTTCCTCTTCCTTTGACCAAAACAAGAGCATTGTGGTAGGGGATGATTTTAAAAGGATCTCTGTATTGGCAAAACTGAATGCAAACATTACTTCCTGGCTGGAAATAGGTGTAGATGGAGGTTTTTCCAGGAGGGATTATTCCGGTATCCCGGCTGATATCGGAGGTGCACAGATCATGTCTCCATATGGTGTGATGTTCCGGGACGATAAGGGGAACCTGGAAAAATACCCTTACACCCAATCTTTGGTGAATCCTTTATGGGGTGTAAATGATGGTACGCGCGACAACAAGGATATCAGGAATAACTACCGTCTCAATTCTCATCTTGTGTTAAAAGCGCCATGGGTAAAAGGGCTTACTTACCGGCTGAATTATTTGCTGAACCAGGACAGGAACCAGGCGGGGGACTTTACCTATGAATCTAGTTTTATTGCGGAAGGAGAAGGCATTGCCCGTTATTCCCCTGCAGCCATCCAGGGATTTTTAACCCGTGCTACAGGGAATATTAATAATAATTCTACTTACAGTTATGTAATAGATAATATCCTGAACTACAAGCAGGATTTTGGTAAACATAGCATAGATGTTACAGCTGTGGCTACAAGGGATTACACGAGATATGAAATGACGAGGGCAACAGGAACGGACTTTGCCGCTAATGGTAATACTGCGCTGGGTATGTACGGCCTCTCTAAAGCCACTGTACAGAGGATAGAGATGAATGGTGAGGAAAAGGCCAATATCGGGTATCTTGGCCGCTTAAGTTATTCCTATAATGATAAATATTTCTTCACAGGTTCTTATCGCCGGGACGGAGCATCCGTGTTTGGTGCAAATAACAAATGGGCGAACTTCTCTGCTGCCGGTGTTGCCTGGAGGATCTCTAATGAAGAATTCATGAAAGGAATTAGGTCCCTGAACAGCCTGAAACTGAAAGTTTCCTGGGGGCAGAACGGGAATCAGAGTGGAGCTCCTTATAGCACACTCTCTACCATTGCCAATGGTACTTCAGGTGGTGTAAGGTATCAATTCACTAATACAGGTAGTGCAATTCAATATGGCCTCTTCCAGAATGCATTAGGTAACTCAAACCTGGGTTGGGAAAAAACAGCTGCATGGAACGCCGGTTTTGAATCTGCCTGGTTAGATGAAAGGTTATTTGTAGACGTAGACCTGTACAGTTCACAAACCACCGACCAGATATTCGTTCGCAACATCCCGGTAATGACAGGTTTCAAGACTATGAGAACTTCCATGGGCCAGGTGAATAATAAGGGGATTGAAGTGACGGTAAGATCAGTGAATGTAAGAAAGAGTAACTGGGGCTGGAACACTTCGCTTACCTTCTGGATGAATCGGAACCGCGTGGTTAATTTGTATGGAGATGATCTGAATAAAGATGGTAAAGAAGACGATGACCTGGCGAATAATTTATTTATCGGATATCCGCTCGATCCGATCTTTGGATATGAACAGATCGGTATTGTGCAGGCAGATGATGCGGAATATATCGCTGCAACAGGTGCTGCTCCCGGAGCCCCTAAATACAGGGATATTGACAAACAGCCTGGTATCAGTGCCGGCGACCGTAAGATCCTGGGAAACGAGAATGAAAATTTCAGGATGAGCATGAGTAACAACTTTAATTATAAAAACTTTGATCTCTATGTGATGATCTCCGGCACGTTTGGTGGCAATGGCTATTTTATGAGGGCTAACCAGGCAGCCTACCTTACTGCAGGTACCGGTCGTTTTAACGATAATATGACGTCCAAGCCTTATTGGACCCCGGAGAACAAAAGTAACATATATCCATCTGCCTACTTTGCAGGGGACGGGCGTTTCCTGGGATTGCAATCACGTGGATTTGTAAGAGTACAGGACATTGTACTGTCTTACAAGGTGAATGCGGGGTTGTTAAAAAGGCTGCATGTCAACGCTGCGAAATTCTTTTTAAGTGCGAAAAACGTAGCCACTTTTACTAACTGGCATGGCGGAGATCCGGAGGAAGGTGTTACGGTAAGGCAAAATACCTTCCCGGTTCCTTCATCTTATTCCTTTGGCGCCAACATCAGTTTCTAA
- a CDS encoding FecR domain-containing protein, whose amino-acid sequence MHADLKNLLEKYLAGELSAEEFRRLWSASREPGSRQTWESFMKEIWNDPRYHQLEDNGAKDAVLEKLRPVLKDVPRKRAPFINRRTWWAAAASLLLLAGGASYFLQSKKPVQLASTPPPPIKKNEVQPGGDKAILTLADGTTITLDSASNGMLSQQGNTKVVKLANGKLEYNTSGAPASEVMFNTMRTPRGGQYRITLPDGTQVWLNAASSITYPTAFSGEERMVKVTGEAYFEVAPLEHKTPFKVKIMSGAGEEKAQVTVLGTHFNINAYDNEGDIKTTLLEGSVKISQGAFSINLKPRQQAKIAQKIEVVEPDDLEEITAWKEGYFKFNEADIGSILRQAERWYDITVAYPNGVPKDLFSGSLPRHVSLTKFLEILVYSDINAKIKERTVIINP is encoded by the coding sequence ATGCATGCAGATCTGAAGAATTTACTGGAAAAATACCTGGCGGGTGAATTATCCGCAGAGGAGTTCCGTAGGCTATGGTCTGCATCCCGGGAACCGGGTAGCCGGCAAACCTGGGAATCCTTTATGAAGGAGATCTGGAACGATCCGCGTTATCACCAGTTGGAAGACAACGGTGCCAAAGATGCTGTACTGGAAAAACTACGGCCGGTTTTGAAAGATGTTCCCCGCAAACGGGCGCCTTTCATTAACAGGCGAACCTGGTGGGCTGCCGCAGCCAGTTTATTACTCCTTGCAGGCGGTGCTTCTTATTTCCTCCAATCTAAAAAACCAGTTCAGCTGGCTTCCACGCCGCCACCGCCCATTAAAAAAAATGAAGTGCAACCGGGAGGGGACAAAGCCATACTTACGCTGGCAGATGGTACCACCATTACGCTGGACAGTGCATCCAATGGTATGCTGAGCCAGCAGGGGAATACAAAAGTGGTGAAACTGGCTAACGGAAAACTGGAATATAATACCTCCGGTGCCCCGGCTTCCGAAGTGATGTTCAATACCATGCGCACGCCGCGGGGTGGCCAATACCGGATCACTTTACCGGATGGTACACAGGTATGGCTCAATGCAGCTTCTTCCATTACTTATCCTACCGCATTCTCCGGTGAGGAAAGGATGGTGAAAGTAACAGGGGAAGCCTATTTTGAAGTGGCGCCTTTGGAGCATAAAACACCTTTTAAGGTAAAGATCATGTCCGGCGCAGGAGAGGAAAAGGCACAGGTGACGGTGTTGGGAACGCATTTCAATATCAATGCGTATGATAATGAAGGGGATATCAAAACCACGCTGCTGGAAGGTTCCGTGAAAATAAGCCAGGGGGCCTTCAGTATAAACCTGAAGCCCAGGCAGCAGGCTAAGATCGCGCAGAAAATAGAGGTTGTGGAGCCGGATGACCTGGAAGAGATAACTGCATGGAAGGAAGGGTACTTCAAATTCAATGAAGCCGATATCGGCAGCATATTACGGCAGGCAGAAAGATGGTATGATATTACCGTTGCTTATCCCAACGGCGTACCGAAAGACCTTTTCAGTGGGTCATTACCAAGACATGTGAGCCTGACTAAATTCCTGGAAATACTAGTTTACAGTGATATAAATGCCAAAATCAAGGAAAGAACAGTCATTATAAATCCTTAG
- a CDS encoding Imm51 family immunity protein translates to METNKHYPFTLGNNDDVYSVSADLESDDLYNRYYTFFQKHDYEGNGYCWEGHITQILEKLDEDLLSEIEFDPEAGGFYAYFPSEETQLKFAALLSPIFSDLNKLEEWVLQADRDRVDD, encoded by the coding sequence ATGGAAACAAATAAACATTACCCTTTTACCTTAGGGAACAATGATGACGTGTATAGCGTATCAGCCGACCTTGAAAGTGATGATCTCTATAACAGGTACTACACTTTCTTTCAAAAGCACGACTATGAAGGAAATGGTTACTGCTGGGAAGGACATATTACACAGATACTGGAAAAGCTGGATGAAGACCTGTTATCGGAAATAGAATTTGATCCTGAAGCCGGTGGTTTTTATGCTTATTTCCCCTCAGAAGAAACACAGTTGAAGTTTGCGGCTTTGCTTTCTCCTATATTTTCGGATCTGAATAAATTGGAGGAATGGGTATTACAGGCAGACAGAGACCGTGTAGACGATTAG